CAATATGCACCACCGCCGTGCGGTCAAAGCTCGGCGGATTTTGCACGCGTACGATGCGCCCAGCGCATATCACTTCCCCAGCCCGATTAAGCGCCTGCACTGCATCCCCGGCACGCGGGAGGGGCACAAACTCATAGGGCAACTTAAGGAGTGCTTCCGTGGGGCTGTAGTTCTCGTCTATAACGAAAATAGCTAGGCCGGGGCAGTTGGCTACACATATGGCGCAGCCGTTGCACTTGTCCCAATCAATAACCGGCAAGTCATTGATGTCGTGAAACGCTTTGATGGCCTGTCGCGGACAGCAAGTCGCGCAAGGATTGCAGGGGATGTTTTGAAAGCATTCGAGTACGGCTACCGCGCCTTTGCATAAAC
The sequence above is a segment of the Selenomonadales bacterium genome. Coding sequences within it:
- a CDS encoding 4Fe-4S binding protein, with product MDKALKRTGVPDNNDLDAVYPSRKRLCKGAVAVLECFQNIPCNPCATCCPRQAIKAFHDINDLPVIDWDKCNGCAICVANCPGLAIFVIDENYSPTEALLKLPYEFVPLPRAGDAVQALNRAGEVICAGRIVRVQNPPSFDRTAVVHIAVPKELAQEVRFFSLGGAADE